The Desulfovibrio sp. JC010 nucleotide sequence TCAATTGCCGGACTGGGTGCCCTGCTTGCTGCATCCGAAACAGCTTTTATGCTGGTTAAATATGCCGGGGCCGCCTATCTGGTCTGGCTTGGTATCGGAGTGCTTATATCCGGGGATTTCAGTTTTGAAGAAGGCGGCGTTGAAGCAGCTGGAAAGACTTCTGCCCGGAAACTGTTTTTACAGGGGTTCTGGGTCGCGGCAGGGAATCCAAAAGCCATTGTTTTTTTCAGTGCTCTGTTTCCCCAGTTCATCAGCAGCGGACAGGCTTCCCTGCAGCATTTTGCCATGCTTTTGGGGCTGCTTACCGTCATCGCTTTCGGGTGTATGATGATTTATGCCTGCGGTGGCGAAAAAATTAAGGAAATTATCAAGGGTACTGCGATTTGCAGGTATATCAATAAAGTGCTGGGGACTGCTTTTGTGGGGCTTGGCGTAAGTCTGGCCTGTTCCAGAAGATAATTTCAAGGGCTGGAAGCCTAAGCCAGCATGGAGCGCACTGTGGTCAGAAAATCGTCCTGAGAAAATGGTTTGACCAGTGCTTCTTTCGCGCCAAGGGCTTTGGCCTGTTTCAGGTATTCCAGCCCGGTGAATTCACCGCCGCCGGAAATAACCAGAATGCTGGCTTCCGGTTGTTTCTGCTTCATTTCAAGAATGGTCTGGATGCCGTCCATATTGGGCATGAAAATATCGATGATGACCAGATCAACGGCTTTGCCGTCAAAAACAGATAAGCCTTCCTCGCCATCCGCAGCGGTGAGTACATTGACCTCTTCTTTTCTGAGGTAATGCTTGAGAAGTTCAAGCATTTTAGGGTCGTCGTCGACAATCAGGATCGTTTTCATTTTATATTTATATTTAGCAGTTGATGAAACCTGTCTTTGCCTAACTCATGGTCGGCAAAAATGAAAGCGGTGGGTTTATTAGCTTTTTTATAAGTTTATTTCGATTATTTTGCCATTGTTGCTGTTGATTCCGGCAGATATTCAATTGCCTTTGTTATTTCGTTTTCCAGTTCGGGAAGAATCTCCCGGGCAGCGGAGTTGTCTCCATTTCCTGCTGCTTTTTCCATTGTCCAGCTCACGGACTGAGCTTTCATTGCTCCCACTGCTCCGCATTCTCCTTTAAGCGTATGAGCATAGTTCGAGGCTTCCTTGAGTTCTCCCCGTTCAAGGCTCTTTTTTATTCCTCCAAGATGTTTAAGTGCTTCCTCCTTGAAAATTGCAATGGCTTCATCCAGCAGTTCATAATCCTGCGCGAACCTTGCCAGGGCACTTTTCAGGTCGAAGTTCTCCGAAATGCATTTGGGTTCCATTCTTGTCTCCGTATAGCTGAACTTTTCGGCTCAGTATTTTGGCCGACTAGTTTTATAATATCGTAAGCAGGGGGCAGCATCAACATCGATTTGAAATATGTTGAAAAAAATCCCCGGCGGAAAATTTCCACCGGGGATTTTATGCATTTTTTTATATGAAATGACTAGTCTTTCTTTTCCAGTTCGGCATACCAGCCGCCGGCTTTGGTCAGCAGGCTCTGGATGCGGCCCACAAGGGCGTGGGGGTCGTTCAGATAGCCTTCCAGCAGCAGGGCGGATTCAAGGAGCTGGTTGGAGGAAAGGGCGATGAACTCGTCTTCCGGGTTGACCTTGAAGATTTCCAGCATGGAACGCAGCAGCGGGTGGTCGGCGTTCACTTCCATGGTCTTGGTGGGGATGGAGCTGTCTTTGTTCATGGCCTTCATGAGTTTTTCCATGGAAGAGGTCATGGCTCCATCCGGGTTGACCAGA carries:
- a CDS encoding LysE family translocator, with translation MSIEFWGVYVLTVFLASIIPGPSMILALTHGIKYGARRAVATALGNSAASFLQAVVSIAGLGALLAASETAFMLVKYAGAAYLVWLGIGVLISGDFSFEEGGVEAAGKTSARKLFLQGFWVAAGNPKAIVFFSALFPQFISSGQASLQHFAMLLGLLTVIAFGCMMIYACGGEKIKEIIKGTAICRYINKVLGTAFVGLGVSLACSRR
- a CDS encoding response regulator codes for the protein MKTILIVDDDPKMLELLKHYLRKEEVNVLTAADGEEGLSVFDGKAVDLVIIDIFMPNMDGIQTILEMKQKQPEASILVISGGGEFTGLEYLKQAKALGAKEALVKPFSQDDFLTTVRSMLA
- a CDS encoding Hpt domain-containing protein, which produces MEPKCISENFDLKSALARFAQDYELLDEAIAIFKEEALKHLGGIKKSLERGELKEASNYAHTLKGECGAVGAMKAQSVSWTMEKAAGNGDNSAAREILPELENEITKAIEYLPESTATMAK